From a single Vicia villosa cultivar HV-30 ecotype Madison, WI unplaced genomic scaffold, Vvil1.0 ctg.000559F_1_1, whole genome shotgun sequence genomic region:
- the LOC131629344 gene encoding helicase-like transcription factor CHR28, with translation MAGGTRPNPLDRQYMLRALKELSQPTSEVNLPDGLLAVPLLRHQRIALSWMVQKETSSLCSSGGILADDQGLGKTVSTIALILKERPPLLETCNTAQNSVLEIVDLDDDPLPENGLMTKEFDAPQDTSRNGKAITSVNSSVHAKGRLSAGTLVVCPTSVLRQWADELANKVTWRANLSVLVYHGSNRNKDHHELAKYDVVLTTYSIVSLEVPKDDGEKESATTSKKRKCTSSSESGKKMLKDDAGPLAKVAWFRVVLDEAQSIKNYRTLVSKACWGLRAKRRWCLSGTPIQNSIDDLYSYFRFLRYDPYDELETFCSKIKVPITNNPRIGYSKLQAILKIIMLRRTKDTVLDGQPIISLPPKRVKCKRVTFSQEEHDFYSKLETDSRAQFQEYADAGTVKQNYVHILSMLLRLRQACNHPQLVKGYNSTSPWTSSVETTVKIPRERQLILLKCLEACVALCGICNDVPEDAVVSVCGHIFCNQCISEHLTGEDIQCPATNCKTDLSRCSVFSEATLKNSLSDRSCDLLLGTSGSEAEDSEPFSNTRSIYSSKIIAALKALQSFNKPKCHTSQETCMLNTSKESTACSSTSSGDVPKNKALVFSQWTGMLDLLEEGLIDSSIEYRRLDGTMSVIARDKAVKDFNTLPEVTVMIMSLKAACLGLNMVAACRVVMLDLWWNPTVEDQAIDRAHRIGQTRTVKVYRLTVKNTIEDRILALQEKKREMVASALGEDESGGRLSCLTVDDLKYLFMM, from the exons ATGGCGGGAGGCACAAGACCAAACCCACTCGACAGGCAGTACATGTTACGTGCATTGAAG GAGCTGTCTCAGCCAACGTCAGAAGTTAATCTCCCAGATGGGCTATTGGCAGTTCCTCTTTTACGTCATCAG AGAATCGCTTTATCGTGGATGGTTCAAAAGGAAACATCAAGTTTATGCTCTTCCGGAGGAATTCTTGCAGATGATCAGGGTCTTGGAAAAACTGTGTCAACTATTGCTTTAATACTAAAGGAAAGGCCTCCGTTGCTCGAGACGTGCAACACTGCACAAAATAGTGTATTAGAAATCGTGGATTTGGATGATGATCCACTTCCTGAGAATGGTTTAATGACGAAGGAATTTGACGCGCCTCAAGATACATCTAGAAATGGAAAAGCGATCACAAGTGTGAATTCTTCGGTTCATGCAAAGGGCAGGCTATCTGCAGGAACCCTTGTTGTTTGTCCAACCAGTGTCCTGCGACAGTGGGCTGACGAACTGGCTAATAAAGTAACCTGGAGAGCAAATCTCTCTGTGCTTGTGTACCATGGAAGCAATCGAAACAAAGATCATCATGAGCTTGCCaagtatgatgttgttttgactacTTATTCAATTGTTAGCCTAGAGGTCCCTAAAGATGACGGAGAAAAAGAAAGTGCTACGACGAGTAAGAAAAGGAAATGCACTTCTAGTTCAGAAAGCGGCAAGAAGATGCTTAAGGATGATGCAGGTCCTCTTGCAAAAGTAGCCTGGTTTAGAGTCGTCCTTGATGAGGCCCAAAGTATAAAGAATTACAGAACTCTTGTTTCAAAGGCTTGCTGGGGTCTTCGAGCTAAGCGCAGATGGTGCTTGTCCGGAACTCCAATCCAGAATTCAATTGATGATCTCTACAGTTACTTTAGATTTCTAAGATATGATCCTTATGATGAGCTCGAAACATTCTGTTCAAAAATCAAGGTTCCTATCACCAATAATCCACGAATAGGGTATTCAAAGCTGCAAGCTAtcttaaaaattatcatgttacgTCGGACAAAAG ACACAGTTCTTGATGGGCAGCCTATTATATCTTTGCCACCTAAACGTGTGAAGTGCAAAAGAGTGACATTTTCACAGGAGGAACATGACTTCTATTCCAAGCTAGAGACTGATTCACGTGCACAGTTTCAG GAATACGCCGATGCTGGTACTGTGAAGCAAAACTATGTTCACATTTTATCGATGCTTTTGCGCCTTAGACAAGCTTGCAACCACCCTCAACTTGTTAAGGGTTACAATTCTACTTCTCCCTGGACATCTTCAGTTGAGACGACCGTTAAGATTCCTCGGGAAAGACAGCTTATTCTTTTGAAATGTTTAGAGGCTTGCGTGGCTCTTTGTGGTATCTGTAAT GATGTTCCTGAAGATGCTGTTGTTTCAGTCTGTGGTCATATTTTCTGTAACCAGTGCATTTCTGAACATCTAACTGGGGAGGACATTCAGTGCCCTGCTACAAACTGCAAAACTGATCTTAGCAGGTGTTCAGTGTTTTCCGAAGCCACACTGAAGAATTCTTTATCTGATCGGTCTTGTGATCTTTTGCTTGGTACCTCCGGTTCTGAGGCTGAGGATTCTGAACCTTTTTCAAATACTCGGTCAATTTATTCTTCAAAAATCATAGCTGCACTTAAGGCGTTGCAGTCATTTAATAAGCCGAAATGCCATACTTCCCAAGAAACTTGTATGCTGAACACTTCTAAGGAAAGTACTGCTTGCAGCTCCACGTCGTCCGGTGATGTTCCCAAAAACAAAGCTTTAGTGTTTTCTCAGTGGACAGGGATGTTAGATTTACTTGAAGAGGGTCTTATAGATTCTTCAATTGAGTATAGAAGACTTGATGGAACAATGTCTGTCATCGCAAGAGATAAAGCTGTTAAGGATTTTAACACACTCCCTGAG GTAACAGTAATGATAATGTCTTTGAAGGCTGCTTGTCTTGGTCTGAACATGGTGGCAGCCTGCCGTGTTGTCATGCTAGATCTATGGTGGAATCCTACAGTTGAAGATCAAGCCATAGACAGAGCGCATCGAATTGGACAGACTCGTACGGTTAAAGTTTATCGTTTAACAGTCAAAAATACGATTGAAGACCGTATTTTAGCTTTGCAG GAAAAGAAACGAGAGATGGTTGCATCGGCGTTAGGAGAGGATGAAAGTGGTGGTCGTCTTAGTTGTCTTACAGTGGATGATTTAAAATACTTGTTCATGATGTGA